In Rouxiella sp. WC2420, the following proteins share a genomic window:
- the mukE gene encoding chromosome partition protein MukE, translated as MSSTNIEQIMPAKLAQALANSLFPALDSQLRSGRHIGIDELDNHAFLMDYQDEIEQFYSRYSVELIRAPEGFFYLRPRSTTLIPRSVLSELDMMVGKILCYLYLSPERLAHEGIFTQQELYDELLSLADESKLLKYVNQRSTGSDLDRQKLQEKVRTSLNRLRRLGMVYFIGADSTKFRITEAVFRFGADVRSGDDAREAQLRMIRDGEAMPIENSLLLNDENDESEAQADNGPEGAEDEHE; from the coding sequence ATGTCATCGACAAATATTGAACAAATAATGCCAGCAAAGCTGGCACAGGCGTTGGCTAATTCTCTGTTCCCGGCTCTCGACAGTCAGCTTCGTTCTGGCCGTCATATCGGAATTGATGAATTGGATAACCACGCTTTCCTGATGGATTATCAGGACGAAATCGAACAATTTTACAGCCGTTACAGCGTTGAGTTGATCCGCGCACCGGAAGGCTTCTTCTATCTGCGCCCGCGTTCAACCACGCTTATCCCACGTTCAGTATTGTCTGAGCTGGACATGATGGTAGGTAAAATTCTTTGTTATCTGTACCTTAGCCCGGAACGTCTGGCGCATGAAGGCATTTTTACTCAACAAGAGTTATATGATGAATTGCTGAGTCTGGCTGATGAAAGCAAACTGCTGAAGTATGTCAACCAGCGTTCTACGGGTTCAGATCTCGATAGACAAAAACTTCAGGAAAAAGTAAGAACTTCACTCAACCGTTTACGCCGACTTGGCATGGTTTATTTCATAGGTGCCGACAGCACCAAATTCAGAATCACCGAAGCCGTGTTTCGCTTTGGAGCAGATGTGCGCAGCGGTGATGATGCCCGCGAAGCGCAGCTGCGAATGATCCGTGACGGCGAAGCGATGCCAATTGAAAACAGCCTGTTGCTCAATGATGAAAATGACGAGAGCGAAGCGCAGGCAGACAATGGGCCAGAAGGTGCAGAGGATGAACACGAATGA
- the mukF gene encoding chromosome partition protein MukF, with amino-acid sequence MSEFSQTVPELVAWARKNDFSISLPTERLAFLLAIATLNGERLDGEMSEGELIDAFRHVSKGFEQTNETIAVRANNAINDMVRQRLINRFVSELADGNAIYRLTPLGIGITDYYIRQREFSTLRLSMQLSIVAQELKRAADAADEGGDEFHWHRNVFAPLKYSVAEIFDSIDMTQRIMDEQQQGVKDDIAALLSKDWRAAISSCELLLSETSGTLRELQDTLEAAGDLLQAHLLRIQDATMTGPEDLGFIDKLVYDLQNKLDRITSWGQQAIDLWIGYDRHVHKFIRTAIDMDKNRVFAQRLRLSVQNYFDNPWTLTFANADRLLDMRDEELALRSDEVTGELPANLEFEEFSEIREQLAALIEKALLIYQQDKVPLNLGLVMRDYLEQYPRVRHFDVARIMVDQAVRLGVAEADFSGLPAQWQAINDYGAKVQAHVIDKY; translated from the coding sequence ATGAGTGAATTTTCCCAGACTGTCCCTGAACTGGTCGCCTGGGCACGTAAAAATGATTTCTCAATTTCATTGCCGACGGAGCGACTCGCCTTTCTTCTGGCGATTGCCACGTTAAACGGCGAGCGTCTTGATGGAGAAATGAGCGAGGGCGAACTGATTGATGCTTTTCGCCACGTCAGCAAAGGGTTTGAGCAAACCAACGAGACGATTGCCGTACGTGCCAACAACGCCATCAATGACATGGTGCGTCAACGATTGATCAACCGTTTTGTCAGTGAACTGGCTGACGGCAACGCAATTTATCGTTTAACACCGCTTGGGATTGGCATTACCGATTACTATATTCGCCAGCGTGAGTTTTCCACGCTGCGACTGTCAATGCAGTTATCGATTGTTGCTCAGGAACTAAAACGCGCAGCGGATGCGGCCGATGAAGGTGGCGATGAGTTCCACTGGCATCGCAATGTGTTTGCCCCTCTGAAATACTCCGTGGCTGAAATTTTTGACAGCATCGACATGACCCAACGCATCATGGACGAGCAGCAGCAAGGTGTGAAAGACGACATCGCGGCGCTGCTCAGCAAAGACTGGCGTGCGGCAATTTCCAGCTGTGAACTATTGCTGTCTGAAACGTCGGGAACTTTGCGCGAGCTTCAGGATACGCTGGAAGCTGCGGGCGATCTGCTGCAAGCCCACCTGTTGCGGATTCAGGACGCGACCATGACCGGTCCGGAAGATCTTGGCTTTATAGACAAGCTGGTTTATGACCTGCAAAACAAGCTGGACCGAATTACCAGCTGGGGTCAACAGGCAATCGATCTCTGGATTGGCTACGACCGCCACGTACACAAGTTTATTCGTACTGCCATCGACATGGACAAAAATCGCGTGTTCGCCCAGCGCCTTCGCCTCTCGGTGCAAAACTATTTTGATAATCCGTGGACACTCACCTTTGCCAATGCCGATCGACTTCTTGACATGCGCGACGAAGAGCTGGCACTGCGAAGTGACGAAGTGACCGGCGAACTGCCGGCGAATCTCGAGTTTGAAGAGTTTAGTGAAATCCGCGAACAGCTTGCGGCGCTGATTGAAAAAGCCTTGCTGATTTATCAGCAAGATAAAGTGCCGCTGAATCTGGGACTGGTGATGCGCGACTATCTCGAACAGTATCCACGCGTGCGCCATTTTGACGTGGCGCGAATTATGGTCGACCAGGCAGTACGCCTTGGTGTGGCTGAAGCAGATTTTTCAGGGTTGCCAGCACAGTGGCAGGCAATCAATGATTACGGAGCCAAGGTGCAGGCCCATGTCATCGACAAATATTGA
- the cmoM gene encoding tRNA uridine 5-oxyacetic acid(34) methyltransferase CmoM produces the protein MAEKFSRNIYGTTKGQIRQAVLGQDLRQLLTELPQRPLRILDAGGGEGQMACELAALGHQVLLCDLSGEMIKRAKAAAAEKGVSDNMQFVQCPAQDVAQYLEQPVDLILFHAVIEWLAEPQQALQALNDCLLPGGAISLMFYNVNGLLMRHMVLGNFGHVEAGLPKIKKSSLLPDYPLEPNQVYQWLEEMGLQITGKTGVRVFHDYLRNRQQHKQDFDELLALEQRYCRQEPFVSLGRYIHVMAHKPDRKDEL, from the coding sequence ATGGCAGAAAAATTTTCGCGCAATATCTATGGGACGACGAAAGGGCAGATTCGTCAGGCTGTCCTCGGACAAGACCTGCGACAGCTTTTAACCGAGCTTCCCCAACGCCCTTTGCGTATACTTGACGCCGGCGGCGGCGAAGGTCAGATGGCCTGCGAATTGGCCGCTTTAGGACATCAGGTATTGTTGTGCGATCTTTCAGGTGAGATGATCAAGCGGGCGAAGGCCGCGGCCGCCGAAAAAGGTGTGAGCGACAACATGCAATTTGTACAATGTCCGGCTCAGGACGTTGCGCAGTATTTGGAACAGCCGGTTGATCTGATATTGTTTCATGCTGTAATCGAATGGCTGGCGGAACCTCAACAGGCACTTCAGGCCTTGAACGACTGTCTGTTGCCCGGCGGCGCTATATCTTTGATGTTTTATAACGTCAATGGTTTACTGATGCGCCACATGGTGTTGGGGAATTTTGGCCATGTCGAAGCAGGGTTACCCAAAATAAAAAAAAGCTCGTTGCTCCCCGATTACCCGCTGGAACCCAATCAGGTTTACCAGTGGCTAGAAGAGATGGGATTGCAGATTACCGGCAAAACCGGTGTAAGAGTGTTTCACGATTATCTGCGAAACAGGCAACAGCATAAGCAGGATTTTGACGAGCTTCTGGCGCTGGAACAGCGTTATTGCCGACAGGAGCCTTTTGTTAGTTTGGGGCGTTATATTCACGTGATGGCGCACAAACCCGATCGGAAGGACGAATTATGA
- the elyC gene encoding envelope biogenesis factor ElyC: MLFILKKIVGSLLMPLPFLLSLMALALFLLWFTRRQKTGKVIFLFSWLCLGLLSLQPVADSLLRQFENTYDTYHGQGPVDYVVVLGGGYTYNPKWAPSSNLIDNQLPRLTEGVRIYLMNPGSKMIFTGAAAFTNPKSNAEVGALTAESLGVPAKDIIILDQPLDTRAEAKEVAKRIGHQPFVLVTSANHLPRAMEFFHQQGLSPIPGPANQMAIDSPMEPWERVIPQPLYLVHSERFWYEFVGRVWQFITDKVSGSDPQPTSTGN, from the coding sequence ATGCTTTTTATCCTGAAAAAGATTGTAGGCAGTCTCCTGATGCCTCTGCCCTTTTTGTTGTCTCTGATGGCGTTGGCACTGTTTTTACTGTGGTTCACCCGCAGACAAAAAACAGGGAAAGTTATTTTTTTATTCAGTTGGCTATGTCTTGGGCTGCTAAGCCTGCAACCTGTTGCTGATAGCCTGCTACGACAGTTTGAAAATACTTATGATACCTATCACGGTCAGGGTCCAGTCGACTATGTAGTGGTGCTGGGTGGTGGCTATACTTATAACCCCAAATGGGCGCCGAGTTCGAATCTGATTGATAACCAGTTACCGCGTCTCACTGAGGGTGTCAGGATTTATCTGATGAATCCAGGTTCCAAGATGATTTTCACCGGCGCAGCAGCGTTTACTAATCCGAAAAGTAACGCTGAAGTGGGCGCGTTGACAGCAGAAAGCCTGGGCGTTCCGGCCAAAGATATTATTATTCTCGACCAGCCTCTGGATACTCGTGCCGAAGCAAAAGAGGTGGCAAAACGCATTGGACATCAGCCTTTCGTTTTAGTGACATCAGCGAATCATTTGCCGCGCGCAATGGAGTTTTTCCACCAGCAGGGACTTTCGCCAATTCCGGGTCCGGCCAATCAAATGGCTATCGACTCGCCGATGGAACCTTGGGAGAGAGTCATCCCTCAGCCACTGTATTTAGTGCATAGCGAACGTTTCTGGTACGAGTTTGTCGGGAGAGTCTGGCAATTCATCACCGACAAAGTGTCAGGAAGCGACCCTCAGCCCACCAGCACGGGAAATTAA
- the kdsB gene encoding 3-deoxy-manno-octulosonate cytidylyltransferase — protein sequence MSFVAIIPARYASSRLPGKPLADINGKPMIVHVMERARESGAKRVIVATDHPDVKIAVELAGGEVCMTRPDHQSGTERLAEVIELCGFADDEIIVNVQGDEPLIPPVIVRQVADNLARCAAGMATLAVPITDAEEAFNPNAVKVVMDAQGFALYFSRAAIPWDRERFAVSKEIIGDAFLRHIGIYAYRAGFIRRYVAWEPSQLEKIELLEQLRVLWYGEKIHVAVAKAIPSVGVDTPEDLQRVRDFFTNK from the coding sequence ATGAGTTTTGTTGCCATTATTCCAGCTCGCTATGCGTCGAGCCGCCTGCCGGGTAAACCGCTGGCCGACATTAATGGCAAGCCAATGATAGTGCACGTGATGGAGCGCGCTCGAGAATCGGGAGCCAAACGCGTGATTGTGGCGACCGACCATCCTGACGTTAAAATCGCGGTTGAGTTGGCGGGTGGTGAAGTTTGCATGACCCGTCCCGATCACCAGTCAGGTACCGAGCGGCTGGCAGAGGTTATCGAGCTGTGTGGTTTTGCCGACGATGAAATTATCGTTAATGTGCAGGGCGATGAGCCATTAATACCGCCGGTAATCGTGCGTCAGGTCGCTGACAACCTCGCCCGGTGCGCTGCAGGCATGGCGACTTTGGCGGTACCGATTACCGACGCGGAAGAAGCGTTTAACCCTAATGCAGTCAAGGTGGTAATGGATGCTCAGGGCTTTGCGCTGTATTTTTCTCGTGCAGCCATTCCTTGGGATCGTGAACGTTTTGCCGTTTCAAAAGAAATCATCGGTGATGCCTTCCTGCGCCACATCGGAATTTACGCCTATCGCGCCGGTTTTATTCGCCGTTACGTGGCATGGGAGCCGAGCCAGCTTGAGAAGATTGAGCTATTGGAGCAGTTGCGCGTGCTGTGGTATGGCGAGAAGATCCACGTTGCCGTAGCGAAGGCTATACCTTCTGTAGGCGTTGATACTCCAGAAGATTTGCAGCGCGTGCGCGATTTTTTTACCAATAAATAA
- a CDS encoding Trm112 family protein: MDHRLLEIVACPVCNGKLYFNKESQELVCKADGLAYPVRDGIPVLLEVEARSLSADEIHP; this comes from the coding sequence ATGGACCATCGTTTACTTGAAATTGTTGCTTGCCCAGTCTGCAACGGAAAATTGTACTTTAATAAAGAATCTCAGGAACTTGTCTGTAAAGCCGATGGTTTGGCTTACCCGGTTCGTGATGGTATTCCGGTGCTGCTCGAAGTTGAAGCCCGTTCATTGTCTGCCGACGAGATCCATCCATGA
- a CDS encoding winged helix-turn-helix domain-containing protein, with protein sequence MPTNSISLSAARTIHLAAQQLQHPHKTQSTPQDVITSIQRMALLQIDTISVVARSPYLVLFSRLGNYPSEWLESALADRKIFEYWAHEACFIPIEDYRLLRHKMLNPHNMGWKFNPTWFAEHETDIQALLQLIAEKGPVRSADFTADKRGSSGWWDWKPHKRHLETLFTSGELMVAERRNFHRVYDLRKNILPEWDDVTQALDQQSAEFEMLCRSAEALGIFRIEWLADYYRLKRVNGKQLAIKLQEEGVIKPVQVEGFAEPLFVHQSSYKLLEEALTRKITSTLTTLLSPFDPVVWDRKRALELFNFDYRIECYTPEAKRKYGYFTLPILNRGEIIGRTDAKMHRKTGILEIKSLHIEPGVKIGSRRSRDIRQAISRFGCWQGASQVIVGNIPQVLLENWGEGWDLTE encoded by the coding sequence ATGCCCACAAACAGCATTTCTCTTTCTGCCGCTCGCACGATTCATCTTGCTGCTCAGCAATTGCAACACCCCCATAAAACTCAATCTACCCCGCAAGATGTCATTACTTCTATCCAGCGCATGGCGTTACTGCAAATCGATACCATTAGCGTGGTTGCGCGCAGCCCGTATCTGGTTCTTTTTAGTCGTCTGGGTAACTATCCTTCCGAATGGCTTGAGTCTGCTCTCGCCGACCGCAAAATATTTGAGTATTGGGCTCATGAAGCCTGTTTTATTCCGATTGAAGACTATCGCCTGCTGCGTCACAAGATGTTGAATCCACATAATATGGGCTGGAAATTTAATCCGACATGGTTTGCCGAGCATGAAACCGATATTCAGGCGCTGCTGCAGCTCATTGCTGAAAAAGGCCCGGTGAGATCTGCCGACTTTACTGCCGACAAGCGTGGAAGCAGCGGATGGTGGGACTGGAAACCGCATAAGCGCCATCTGGAAACACTGTTTACCAGCGGTGAGTTGATGGTGGCGGAGCGCCGTAATTTTCATCGCGTTTACGATCTCCGAAAAAATATTTTGCCGGAATGGGATGACGTCACACAGGCACTGGACCAGCAGAGCGCCGAGTTTGAAATGCTCTGTCGATCCGCTGAGGCGTTGGGTATCTTCAGAATTGAATGGTTAGCTGATTATTATCGACTCAAACGAGTTAACGGCAAACAATTGGCCATCAAGTTGCAGGAGGAAGGGGTAATAAAGCCTGTGCAAGTCGAAGGCTTTGCCGAGCCGTTATTTGTTCACCAATCAAGTTATAAATTGCTGGAAGAAGCGTTGACGCGAAAAATTACCTCTACTTTGACCACGCTGCTTTCTCCTTTTGATCCCGTAGTTTGGGATCGAAAAAGAGCGCTGGAGCTGTTTAATTTTGATTACCGGATTGAATGCTATACCCCCGAGGCCAAGCGAAAATACGGTTATTTCACCTTACCAATCCTCAATCGTGGAGAAATCATCGGCCGCACAGATGCCAAGATGCATCGTAAAACGGGCATCCTGGAAATAAAAAGCCTGCATATTGAACCCGGCGTCAAGATCGGATCGCGCCGATCTCGCGATATTCGCCAGGCAATTAGCCGTTTTGGTTGCTGGCAGGGGGCGAGCCAGGTGATCGTGGGCAATATTCCACAGGTGCTTCTTGAGAATTGGGGTGAGGGCTGGGATCTGACGGAATAA
- a CDS encoding cold-shock protein, with protein sequence MMLKMGLVKWFNQAKGYGFISPLDGTSEIYVSRNSIATRTKSLNAGQSVEFTIYNSSSHGPAAADVIAF encoded by the coding sequence ATGATGTTAAAAATGGGTCTAGTGAAATGGTTTAATCAGGCTAAAGGCTACGGTTTCATTTCTCCACTCGATGGCACTTCCGAAATTTACGTTAGCCGCAATTCTATTGCGACACGTACTAAATCTCTTAATGCCGGTCAAAGCGTAGAATTTACTATTTATAATAGTTCTTCTCATGGCCCAGCGGCCGCAGACGTTATTGCTTTCTAA
- the lpxK gene encoding tetraacyldisaccharide 4'-kinase → MIERIWSGQSALYRLLLPLSWLYGLITLVLRFCYKKGWKKSWRAPVPVVIVGNLTVGGNGKTPVVIWLVEQLQQKGLSVGVVSRGYGGKADSYPLVLDNTTTTAKAGDEPVLIYQRTGAPVAVSPLRSDAVKALLAATPIDIIITDDGLQHYALQRDFEIVVIDGARRFGNGHWIPAGPMRERASRLRSVDAVIVNGSNQEQGSETLMQLQPGLAVNLLTGEKRAANTLQNVVAMAGIGHPPRFFATLNQLGVVIDKEVSFADHQAYQAAQLTALSNGQQTLLMTEKDAVKCRSFAQKNWWYLPVDAHLSEPGATALLEKISAIVIKNS, encoded by the coding sequence ATGATTGAGCGTATCTGGTCAGGTCAATCCGCATTGTATCGGCTGTTGCTTCCGCTGAGCTGGCTGTACGGATTGATCACGCTGGTACTACGTTTTTGCTATAAAAAGGGCTGGAAGAAAAGCTGGCGAGCACCGGTACCGGTAGTCATCGTCGGTAACCTTACTGTCGGGGGTAACGGCAAAACGCCAGTAGTTATCTGGTTGGTCGAGCAGTTACAACAGAAGGGGCTAAGCGTAGGCGTAGTTTCTCGCGGCTACGGCGGTAAGGCTGACAGCTATCCTTTAGTTCTTGATAACACTACTACTACCGCAAAGGCGGGGGATGAACCGGTGCTGATTTATCAACGCACCGGCGCCCCGGTTGCCGTCTCGCCATTGCGTTCAGATGCTGTTAAAGCGCTGCTTGCCGCCACGCCGATTGATATCATTATTACCGATGACGGTTTACAGCATTATGCCTTGCAGCGGGATTTCGAAATTGTAGTCATTGATGGTGCCCGTCGTTTCGGTAACGGCCATTGGATCCCTGCTGGCCCAATGCGCGAGCGGGCATCCAGATTACGTAGCGTTGATGCGGTTATAGTGAACGGCAGCAATCAAGAGCAGGGCAGTGAGACATTGATGCAATTGCAGCCGGGTTTGGCTGTAAATTTATTGACTGGCGAAAAGCGTGCTGCAAACACATTGCAAAACGTGGTTGCCATGGCAGGCATTGGCCACCCGCCACGGTTTTTTGCCACTCTGAATCAGCTTGGTGTGGTTATCGATAAAGAGGTGTCTTTTGCCGATCATCAGGCCTATCAGGCTGCGCAACTCACGGCATTAAGCAACGGCCAGCAAACATTGCTGATGACAGAAAAAGATGCCGTTAAGTGTCGTAGTTTTGCTCAGAAAAACTGGTGGTATCTTCCTGTCGATGCTCATCTTTCCGAGCCAGGGGCTACAGCTTTACTTGAGAAAATCAGCGCGATTGTCATTAAAAATAGCTAA
- the msbA gene encoding lipid A ABC transporter ATP-binding protein/permease MsbA produces the protein MMNDKDLSTWQTFRRLWPMITPFRTGLIAAAIALVVNAAGDTLMLSLLKPLLDDGFGKTDRSVLLWMPLVIIGLMLVRGVSSYISSYCISWVSGKVVMQMRRRLFGHMMRMPVAFFDQQSTGTLLSRITYDSEQVASSSSSALVTVVREGASIIGLFIMMFYYSWQLSVILVVIAPIVSTVIRVVSKRFRNISKNMQNTMGQVTTSAEQMLKGHKEVLIFGGQAIETERFDNVSNHMRRQGMRLVSASSISDPIIQLIASLALAFVLYAASFPSVMETLTAGTITVVFSSMIALMRPLKSLTNVNAQFQRGMAACQTLFHILDLEQEKDEGKRVVERAKGDIAFKNVTFSYGSSEKPALRDISFEIPAGKTVALVGRSGSGKSTIANLMTRFYDIQQGEILLDGHDLREYTLSSLRDQVALVSQNVHLFNDTIANNIAYARTEKYSREEVIKAATMAHAMDFISKMENGIDTVIGENGVLLSGGQRQRIAIARALLRDSPVLILDEATSALDTESERAIQSALDELQKNRTSLVIAHRLSTIEKADQILVVEDGKVVERGAHADLLAERGVYAQLHRMQFGQ, from the coding sequence ATGATGAATGATAAAGATCTCTCCACCTGGCAGACCTTCCGTCGCCTTTGGCCGATGATCACACCTTTTCGAACCGGGCTTATTGCCGCCGCAATTGCGCTGGTAGTCAACGCTGCCGGTGACACCCTCATGCTATCGCTGCTTAAGCCGCTCCTGGATGATGGTTTTGGTAAAACTGACCGTTCCGTGTTGCTATGGATGCCGCTGGTGATTATTGGACTGATGCTCGTGCGTGGCGTCAGTAGTTATATCTCGAGTTATTGTATTTCCTGGGTTTCCGGCAAGGTTGTGATGCAAATGCGTCGTCGCCTGTTCGGCCACATGATGAGAATGCCGGTGGCGTTCTTTGACCAACAGTCCACCGGGACCTTGCTGTCGCGCATTACTTACGACTCCGAGCAGGTTGCATCGTCTTCTTCCAGCGCCCTGGTTACCGTGGTGCGTGAGGGGGCCTCGATTATCGGCCTGTTTATTATGATGTTCTATTACAGCTGGCAGTTGTCGGTGATCCTGGTTGTTATCGCGCCGATCGTTTCTACCGTGATCCGCGTGGTATCCAAGCGTTTCCGTAATATCAGCAAAAATATGCAGAACACTATGGGTCAGGTAACCACCAGTGCCGAGCAGATGCTGAAAGGCCATAAAGAAGTATTGATCTTCGGCGGTCAGGCTATCGAAACCGAGCGTTTTGATAACGTCAGCAACCACATGCGTCGCCAGGGGATGCGCCTGGTGTCAGCATCTTCTATTTCTGACCCGATTATTCAGCTGATTGCTTCATTGGCCCTGGCTTTCGTGCTTTATGCTGCCAGTTTCCCATCGGTTATGGAAACGCTGACAGCCGGTACCATTACTGTGGTCTTCTCTTCGATGATTGCGCTGATGCGTCCGTTAAAATCACTGACTAACGTCAACGCCCAGTTCCAGCGCGGTATGGCTGCTTGCCAGACGTTGTTCCATATTCTGGATTTAGAACAGGAAAAAGACGAAGGGAAACGTGTAGTTGAACGCGCCAAGGGCGACATTGCTTTCAAAAATGTCACCTTCAGCTATGGCAGCAGTGAAAAACCGGCTCTGCGAGACATTTCTTTTGAAATCCCCGCAGGTAAAACGGTGGCGCTTGTCGGGCGCTCCGGTTCTGGTAAATCGACAATCGCCAATCTGATGACGCGTTTTTATGATATTCAACAGGGTGAGATTTTGCTCGACGGCCATGACTTGCGTGAATATACCTTGTCATCACTGCGCGATCAGGTCGCCTTGGTTTCGCAAAACGTTCACCTGTTTAATGACACCATTGCCAACAATATCGCCTACGCACGCACTGAAAAGTACAGCCGTGAGGAAGTGATTAAAGCAGCGACCATGGCACATGCGATGGATTTCATCAGCAAGATGGAAAATGGCATTGATACTGTGATCGGCGAAAACGGCGTGCTGCTTTCAGGGGGGCAACGCCAGCGTATTGCGATTGCGCGTGCACTGTTACGTGACTCGCCGGTACTGATTCTCGACGAGGCGACTTCGGCGCTGGATACCGAGTCTGAACGCGCAATTCAGTCTGCATTGGATGAACTGCAAAAAAACCGTACTTCATTAGTGATTGCTCACCGCCTCTCAACCATCGAGAAGGCCGATCAAATCCTCGTTGTCGAAGATGGCAAAGTTGTTGAACGCGGTGCCCATGCAGACCTCCTCGCCGAGCGCGGAGTCTATGCCCAGCTTCATCGGATGCAATTTGGCCAATGA